A window from Salvia miltiorrhiza cultivar Shanhuang (shh) chromosome 2, IMPLAD_Smil_shh, whole genome shotgun sequence encodes these proteins:
- the LOC131012299 gene encoding uncharacterized protein LOC131012299 — MLECTNWHIFATRMPPKRGRPARNNNNRRNRNAVPEEPQDARGHNPSPPPPTRRVEELFLRQNPPTFDGTSEPAEAEIWVRAMERIFNFLRCTDEERLSCVSFQLTGSADFWWEARRKILTPEQWASYTWEDFKTGLYDKYIPKSYRKKKEAEFYELKQGKKSVVEYDKEFCNLSRFAPQQVDTDEKMAEKFCAGLRHEIRMALASHGGLSYTESLNRALDIEAAMPSDKSAPLLISTQKDLPIASHTLKGKRKWDNNENNINQTSKKVWQEKERAEQFIQPRHEAQTNLEPTGDSQGQRGISPCPNCGKMHRGICRAGTNGCYNCGQKGHYSTQCPHK; from the coding sequence atgctagagtgtactaattggcacatctttgctaccagaatgccgcctaagagaggacgccctgcgagaaacaataacaatcgcagaaaccgtaacgctgtacccgaagaaccacaagatgctcgaggacataacccatcccctccgcccccaactaggagagtcgaagaactctttttaaggcaaaatccacctacgtttgacggaacgagtgaaccggctgaagctgagatttgggtgcgtgcaatggaacgcattttcaacttcctacgttgtactgatgaggagcgcctatcttgcgtctcattccagctaacaggatcagcggatttctggtgggaagcacgtcgaaaaattctgacacctgaacaatgggcaagttatacttgggaagattttaagacaggattatatgataaatatattccgaaaagctataggaagaagaaagaagctgagttctacgagttaaagcaaggaaagaaatctgtggttgaatacgacaaggaattctgcaacctgtctaggtttgctccgcaacaagtggacacagatgagaagatggcagagaaattttgtgccggtctgcgACACGAGATCAGGATGGCTCTAGCAAGtcacggaggactctcatacacggagtctctgaacagggcacttgacattgaagctgcaatgccgtcggACAAGTCAGCCCCATTGTTGATCTCGACGCAAAAAGACTTACCAATagcctcacatactctcaaagggaagcgcaagtgggacaacaacgaaaacaatatcaatcagactagtaagaaagtgtggcaagaaaaggaacgggccgaacagtttattcaaccaaggcacgaggcacagactaacctcgAGCCAACTGGGGATAGCCAAGGTCAGagaggaatttcaccttgcccaaattgtggtaagatgcataggggtatctgtcgggctggaactaacggttgttacaattgtggccaaaaaggtcactactccacgcaatgcccccACAAATaa